In Humulus lupulus chromosome 6, drHumLupu1.1, whole genome shotgun sequence, a single genomic region encodes these proteins:
- the LOC133786154 gene encoding subtilisin-like protease SBT5.3 produces MGTHSHGLNPSSDDLERATNSHYNLLGSYLGSEEKAKDAIFYSYNKYINGFAAILDEAEAAEIQSVWPESKSFSEYEGIGPIPSKWRGSCQPVIDDKIHCNRKLIGAKYFNKGYLAYLKTVNASTLNKNFFTSRDDYNGHGTHTLSTAGGSFVPGANMFGNANGTAKGGSPKARVAAYKVCWTPINGIPCVDADIMAGFDEAISDGVDVLSISLGGHPQEFFEDAISIGGFHAIMNNIVVVVSAGNNGPDPETVSKVSPWLLTVAASTIDRDFNSYVTLGNKKQLKGSSLSSSTLPSKKFYPLISGSKAAKVDPLSAQKCLPKSLDPKKVKGKILICYVGDGSSPLEKGHQAFIAGAVGVVLINDILLNDNDPDPHLLPSSHLNGTQGKFVYEYLNSTRNPKAYITRTKTEVEVKPSPIMASFSSRGPNVIEPALLKPDVTAPGVNILAAFPEAFGPSDQLPFDKRRVQFNIMSGTSMACPHVSGIVGLLKTLHPNWSPAIIHSAIMTTARIQDSNKGPLLDWNRKKATPFQYGSGHIQPNRAMDPGLVYDTTIDDYLNFLCAHGYDETMLKTFTKKPYKCPTSFNIANFNYPSIVITNLSSPSVIVTRIIKNVGAPGTYKAYVRAPIGVSIYVKPTSLTFGKIGEEKKFEIILKPKVAKKTEDYVFGQLKWSDGKHYVRSPIVVKY; encoded by the exons GTGTTTGGCCTGAATCAAAAAGCTTTAGTGAGTACGAAGGGATTGGGCCTATTCCATCAAAGTGGCGTGGAAGTTGTCAACCAGTCATTGATGATAAAATCCATTGTAATAG GAAGCTGATAGGAGCAAAGTACTTTAATAAAGGTTATCTTGCATATCTAAAGACCGTCAACGCCTCTACACTCAACAAAAACTTTTTCACTAGTCGGGATGACTATAATGGGCATGGGACTCATACTCTTTCCACAGCTGGGGGAAGCTTTGTCCCTGGTGCAAATATGTTCGGCAATGCAAACGGCACTGCAAAGGGTGGCTCTCCCAAAGCCCGCGTCGCCGCTTACAAAGTTTGTTGGACTCCAATCAATGGCATACCGTGCGTTGATGCTGACATTATGGCAGGATTTGACGAGGCAATAAGTGATGGTGTTGACGTGCTTTCCATCTCTCTTGGTGGTCACCCTCAAGAATTTTTTGAGGACGCAATCTCAATTGGGGGTTTTCATGCTATTATGAATAATATTGTTGTGGTTGTCTCAGCTGGCAACAATGGACCTGATCCTGAGACTGTGAGTAAAGTGTCACCGTGGTTATTAACTGTGGCAGCTAGTACAATCGACCGTGACTTCAATAGTTATGTAACTCTTGGAAACAAGAAGCAACTTAag GGATCAAGCCTTTCCTCAAGTACCTTGCCATCTAAAAAATTTTATCCGTTGATCAGCGGGTCAAAAGCTGCTAAAGTAGATCCTTTATCTGC TCAAAAATGTTTGCCGAAAAGCCTTGATCCAAAGAAAGTAAAGGGGAAGATCTTGATTTGTTATGTTGGGGATGGAAGTTCACCCCTTGAAAAGGGTCACCAAGCTTTTATTGCGGGTGCTGTAGGAGTGGTTCTAATTAATGATATCTTGCTTAATGACAATGATCCCGATCCTCATCTTCTTCCTTCATCTCATCTCAATGGCACTCAAGGAAAATTTGTATACGAGTATCTCAACAGTACTAG AAACCCTAAAGCTTACATAACTCGGACAAAAACTGAAGTAGAAGTAAAGCCATCCCCAATCATGGCTTCATTTTCATCCAGAGGACCTAATGTCATTGAGCCAGCTTTGCTCAAG CCGGATGTCACAGCACCAGGAGTGAATATTCTTGCAGCGTTTCCTGAAGCTTTCGGCCCAAGTGATCAACTACCATTTGATAAACGTCGGGTCCAATTTAACATAATGTCAGGAACTTCAATGGCATGTCCTCATGTTTCAGGGATTGTTGGTCTTCTCAAAACCCTTCACCCAAATTGGAGTCCTGCCATCATTCATTCGGCGATCATGACAACAG CTAGAATACAAGATAGCAACAAGGGACCACTGTTGGACTGGAATAGAAAAAAAGCAACACCTTTTCAATATGGTTCAGGCCATATCCAACCAAATCGAGCAATGGACCCTGGGCTTGTCTATGACACAACTATTGATGATTATTTAAACTTTTTATGTGCTCACGGCTATGATGAAACAATGCTGAAAACATTTACCAAGAAGCCATATAAATGCCCCACCTCATTCAATATAGCCAACTTCAACTACCCTTCGATTGTGATTACCAATCTTAGTTCACCGTCTGTGATAGTTactagaataattaagaatgttgGTGCCCCAGGCACTTACAAGGCTTATGTAAGGGCCCCAATTGGAGTTTCTATATATGTTAAACCTACCAGCTTGACTTTTGGCAAAATTGGTGAGGAAAAGAAATTTGAGATTATTTTGAAGCCAAAGGTTGCCAAGAAGACTGAAGACTATGTGTTTGGACAACTTAAATGGTCAGATGGGAAACACTATGTCCGGAGTCCTATAGTAGTCAAGTACTAG